In Pyrus communis chromosome 1, drPyrComm1.1, whole genome shotgun sequence, the following are encoded in one genomic region:
- the LOC137745104 gene encoding protein Brevis radix-like 4, whose product MLTCIARPKKLGDDSLSQPEMSDSTNTPASSSHKQQAAIKSLTFQLKDMALKASGAYRHCAPCVGPVTANQSRFKGNGESDADSDRFRWSYRRTGSSSSTTPRTWGKEMEARLKGISSGEGTPNSASGRRVDPVVFVEEREPKEWVAQVEPGVLITFVSLPRGGNDLKSIRFSREIFNKWQAQRWWADNYDRVMELYNVQRFNRNAFPLPTPARSEDESSKMESAEASPVTPPLTRERLPRNLYRPTGMAMSYSSSDSLDHHPMQSRHYCDSGGVNSTPKLSSISGTKTETSSMDASLRSSSSREADRSGELSISNASDMETEWVEQDEPGVYITIRALPGGKRELRRVRFSREKFGEMHARLWWEENRARIHEQYL is encoded by the exons ATGCTGACGTGCATAGCTCGTCCGAAGAAACTCGGCGACGACTCACTGAGTCAGCCCGAGATGTCCGACTCCACCAACACTCCGGCTTCCTCCAGTCACAAGCAGCAAGCCGCCATTAAGTCGCTCACGTTTCAG CTCAAGGACATGGCATTGAAGGCGTCCGGAGCCTACAGGCACTGCGCCCCTTGCGTGGGGCCGGTGACGGCGAATCAGAGTCGGTTCAAGGGGAACGGCGAGTCGGACGCCGACTCGGACCGGTTCAGGTGGTCTTACCGGCGGACCGGGAGCTCGAGCTCGACGACACCGAGGACTTGGGGAAAGGAGATGGAGGCGAGGCTGAAGGGGATCTCCAGCGGCGAGGGGACGCCTAACTCGGCCAGCGGACGGCGAGTCGACCCAGTCGTGTTCGTGGAAGAGCGCGAGCCCAAGGAGTGGGTAGCCCAGGTGGAACCCGGTGTTCTCATCACCTTCGTCTCCCTGCCACGTGGCGGGAACGATCTCAAGAGCATTCGCTTCAG TCGAGAGATTTTCAACAAATGGCAAGCTCAGAGGTGGTGGGCTGACAACTATGATAGGGTCATGGAACTTTACAATGTTCAAAGGTTTAACCGGAATGCTTTCCCGCTTCCAACCCCAGCTAGATCAGAAGATGAG AGTTCAAAGATGGAATCTGCTGAAGCCAGCCCTGTAACTCCACCACTAACCAGAGAACGCTTACCTCGCAACCTGTATCGTCCCACAGGGATGGCTATGAGCTACTCATCATCAGATTCGCTTGATCATCACCCAATGCAGTCCCGCCATTACTGCGATTCAGGCGGTGTCAATTCCACCCCAAAACTCTCCAGCATAAGCGGGACCAAGACAGAGACATCATCCATGGATGCTTCTCTCAGAAGTAGTTCATCAAGGGAGGCAGATCGCTCAGGGGAGCTATCGATCAGCAATGCCAGCGATATGGAGACTGAATGGGTTGAACAGGATGAGCCAGGGGTTTACATCACTATCAGAGCATTACCAGGGGGCAAACGGGAGCTTAGACGGGTCAGATTCAG